CTAAGCTCGGCATTGAGACAACGGTCCTTCGAGGTGATGGCAGTGAGCCGCCATGTGAGCCGGATTGCTGTATCTCTGATGAGAGGGTGTCTTCAGTTTACTCAAGGGGAGTGCTTTTGCTTCACAcattgtctctttttctctgcgTCCAGCATCGCGTCAGCAGATGAAAGGGATTTCCTGGGTCGTCTGCCCCTCTGCGATGGATCACCTGTGCTATGAGAGGGCGGCTTAACCCTGCGTGATTAAAGTGGTGACCTGCGCAGTCGTACCGTCCCGTGTACCTCGCGGATCGTCCTCATCCTCGGTTCTGCACATGTGAAGACCTTATACAGCGCAGTGCTCTTTGATGGAATGCCCGAGGCGCTTTCATCCTGGCCCTGCGCCGTTTTTCATTCCAGATCGGGCAGATAAGAACTTTTCACCTTCCGTCGTGAAGCCCGTTCGATGGCCGACGGCGCAGGTCGGCTCGCGCCTCGTCCGACGTAACCTGTTTATCATCAGCCCGAGAGCACCGGGACGCCGAGAGGCCCCTCCATCACTGGTAGACACACAATCACAAGGTTATTAAGTCGtccatcacctgcttcatgtTTCCCCACCTTCAGCTTTGCTTCATCTTCCCTACTTTGAATTCCCGTGTTTACGTCTGATCATAGCATGTTATTTTTGATCTCACCACGTCCATTTCCCCCACCTCAGCGGTGGCGCCTGGCTCCTGTGGgtctgtgctgcagggaatCAAGTATACTGaacaaaatctttttttttgggggggggctttcgACGCTATACCGGCATGTGCTTAAAATCACCTTGAGAGTAAACTCAAATTGTTCTTTCGCTCCACGCGCTGCCGCTGCTTCTTTGTGGGCGGAGAACGAATGGGATGCGGAACAGGAATCCCACCACGCAGCAGGATCCCAGGGGCACAAGGGGGCCGGACGGATCTGTACAATCCATATCAGCCGGATTATCACATGGGGTTTGCCCCCCCCGTGTAGGTACATGCTGGCAGTGCCATGGCAACCACAGCGATTGATTGGCTGATGTCCCCTGCCGTGCGCAGTGCAGGTCTTCTTATGCAGGATATTGGTTCCTCTACTTGCCGCCAATTGGTCGATTGGATGTGTTTTCTCCGGCGCCCGGCTGTCATGTACGCTCACCTTCCATTTGGTTCTAGATGACTTTGTAGGGGCGGTAGACGGGGAGAGTGTGACAAAGCATTCAAGGTGTCTGAAATAGTGTGGAAACGGTGGAAGCCTGAAGGTGTTAAATTAGACTCCAACAGGAGCCTCTATCCAACCGGTCACATAACCTTTTCATAACCGTGATTCTATTTCCACACAAAGCTTTATTGGAGTGTTtacatattcatttcattttgtccgGTGTTCTGTGTGAGCTTCTTTAACGTGTTCACATTGTTGTTCATAGCAAGTGGGCCGAGTGCTCTCTGTCGAACACACTTTCCGAGCACGGCCCTATGAATGCAAACTGTTCAATTAACAGATGATACGATTTGAAAATCGATTTGTTTTATAAGAACATGGGTCGTCTAACAGCAGAGTCTAAGAGTTTGTTTTAGTTCATGGAAATTTTAGTAGTTATAATAACTAAAGTGATTGCTGTCAGCATGTTTCCATTTATTATTTGAAAGCAAATATAAATTATTGTTAAACCTTTTTACCCGCTTTTCTTCGATTTTACccgtttaacattttttttgtctagcTTCTTTACTGTGTGTGACATTTATCTGTATATGTCAGTTCATTCTTGACAATTTAACCTTTCAGAGCTTACAACTTGAAACGTGGAAGGTGTCAAAGTCATCAACCATCAGAGGAGaattgaagaaagaaagaaattatttaaatgtatttatacgaTTGTGATCTCATTTTAGGTAGGAGCTTTCGCTAAAGACAGTAAGTGTGAAGTGTAATGTCACTGACCAACACAGTATATGACGGCTTGGGACTAAACAACCTGTGGGTCTGTTTAAACAAGCAATAGAAAAGATCCGACATTTTGCAATAATTTAAAATTCTTGATCTAATGCACTCCTCCGGAATGATGCCTTTGACAGATGTTCCCAGGTGTTTGCCAGTACGCTTTGTGTAACAAAGTGTGTGTCCCAACTTGACAAATACCAACCCCATGCCTTGATTAAGTAATACATTAGACAGGTAGATggaatccagcgttctgattggttgagagtgagtcatggGGTGTGCATTATtaagcgataatgtacagttgctgttcacattgacccgagcgttccgtatcactgcgcactcaaacaggttagattttgcgcaactgttagttgacatttcagcttttagctctgTGGCGATCGCTGAAAAAAAACCAGAAATCCCACGAATGATCAATTTCGGGCAATGCGAAAAAGAAagaattcattttaatattcatatatTAACATTAACAGTTCCAGGGTTGCCCAACACCACCGCCAAACTATTACATTATTGGACTATAatgtacagcctctcgtaccgtATTGCtttaatatatatgaatattgaaatgaataatGTGTGGCTTTTCCTTTGGCTAAACTAAGATCTGAGTCCTTCTACTCGTGAGTTTCAAGGAAATGGAAATGTAGATGTTTCCCCCCcacttttttaatgtaatatgTACACTGTATGTTCTACTTTTATTCATGTCACTCAATGCTTTTCGATGAGTGAAAGAAAACAAGTTCAGGCAAAGACTGAAAGATGACATTTTTCATCCGCGGTCGTGTAAACAGGGTTCTGTTTTCCCCGAGGCGTTCGTTATTCAAGCCTGGACACACATACTCAACACTTCGCAGCAGTTAATGCACCACAGAGTCAGCATCCATTTCTTTAATCTAATTTCaacacagcaaatacatttgaaacgatacgtgtaaaaaaatatatgtcaTCTTACAATACAGTACCAATTAAGAGACTGATGGAAAGTTAAAACGACACAGAAACGACATCTTAACACACTCGCTCCACTTGACTACATACACAGCACATGGGAGCCCCCCCACCTGTGTAAGGTGGCATCGGTAGGCAAATACGTACAAACCCGGTGCAGATTCAATAGCAGAAGCTGAACAATAACTCATAGATCCCGACGTATAAAAGGAGTTGCTTCATCCACTGAAGAGTTTTAGTTCATGCACTTTGTACATGCTCCACTGGAAGACGGCTCACATTTCAAATAACTCCGGACCCGCGCGCTGCATCCACATTTATCACTGGCCCGGCGCTTTGGGGGACACTCGCAGCCAATATTCACTTAAGTTAAACAAACTAAGACAGTTACCTCTCTGCAAGTTAGCCTCAAACTCAAACTCTTTCTTTTCCCGTCACAGAGATGGTAATTCTTGACAAATGGACATGGAAAATGGGCATTTATTAGCTGTAAAACATCCTTTGGAATTCAGTGAAATGAAATCTGATCCTGCACACACTGTTCACTTGAGGCGCCGGTATGGATTGTGGTTTGCCAAACTCGCTGCCAACAGCAAGAAAGGCGAGCTCAGCAGTTTGCTGACATCCAGTTGAGGAATTTATGCAGCTTTTGTTGTTATCCACGAGATGTAAATCTGTCCATAAATCTGCAGCGTGTGGTTCGTTTTGGCCGCAGTCTTGTTTCAAATAAAGATCAGACGGCAATTTCTCCTCCGGAAATATCAGCCTCACAACAGGGCCGCTCTGCTCGGGCGTCCCAGAGACATCCATTACACTTGTAAAACAGCCAACGGCCCCGTGGAGACGTCGCGTGTTTATAGCTCATAAGCACGTTTAATACTGGGCCGAATTGGCACCTAGGCGCGCGTCTCAAACGaagtcccgcccccccctctccctctgccctcctcttccctccccctccctctgcccccccaaccctccccgCCCAACACCAACCCCCGGAGGCACGCGGGTCACGGAATCATTCACCCAAATGAGAAGCGACTTTCCGAAGGGAAGCGCTGAGGAAAAACAACGAGCTAATCTCATCTCGGACGGCACGTGGGGGATTCAAGGTGGCGACGCGCGACACCGAGGGAAAACAGCCGCCGCAAAACAGCTGAACAAAGCTCTACGGATGCCTGATGCCAACCTGCTTCAACCTCCTGCTCCTGGAGGCCGAGGGCGTCGTGTAAACATTTACCTCTTCATTGCGTTGTCGGGTGATTCCTCGACTaatccctcagtaaacattgctCACCGACGGGTCGTAATTACACGAGCATGCAGAGCGCCAGGGATGTTTTCAAAGCGCGCCTCCGAAATGGCTCGGAGCGGCGCCTGGGATCGCCGGTTAGTACGCGGCGAGTTAATTCTTGCGAATGTTTGCCGTTCGGCAACACGAGGCAAGGTGGGGAATTTGAAGATGGACACATCTAAGGAAAAGTCGAGCGAGTTCCCCCAAAGCCGCCAGCCAGCAGACGGCGTTAAGCGCGAGCGAGGATCACGGCGAGGCAACCGCGTGGGAGCAGAAACACAGGAGTGGTGAGAGCGCAGCATCAGGGGGCAAGGAGCGAATTGAGATTCTGTAGCTCCAGGGGAGATGTTGTTTTGCTGGTGTACAGCGTGAGGCAAACACAGACCAATTTACTGGGGGAAAATTGTgctgtggtggaaaaaaaagacctaAGAGCAGAACCGGCCCATTCTTCACTGTGCAATTTAATCTGAGCTCTTGCAGAAGAagggtaaaaaacaacaacattgttctCCTGTCAGCGGCCCTGACGGAGCGCCGGGAGCTCCGCCCACTCAGACACGAAACAAGATGATTCAATCGGGGAAGAATATTTTAGGCTGGCGAAAGTTTGGTTCGACTCGCGACAAAGACCTCGGACACTTTACAGGGAAGGAAACAGTCAAGAGCAAAATGGGGACATTCTGAGTGCTGCGCTCTCGTTAAACTGCAAGTCACAATAGCTTTAAATGGACAGTACCTCCATTACTTTCCCCATCACAGCGGCCatttacaataaaatcaataGTATGGTGAGATAAGTGTTCATCGCCCACTTTTCTCATCTTTCTGAAGAGCTTTCAAAACATTCTGTAATGTTTGGTTCATCGCATCATCCATACAAATACGTTACAACGCTACCGAAGGTCAGGGTCATATCTGCAAGAAATGACTTTTAGAATATTGACAAACTGATACAGATCATAACTAGAGATAATTGGAAAAGttgaatgaaaaaatgtgttGGCAATGTACATCTTGCAAAGCACGAGGTGATGAATAGGAGATAAATAACAACCGTCTTTGGCAGACATCCTTATGTAAAGTCAACGTTTAGCTTTTGGGAACCTTCAACAGCAGCTTGATACATGACGCCACTTGGTTTGAATGATAGCAAAAGTCCCCGTCCAACATATTCATTTGCAGTAAGTTTGCGTGCTATGTATTTCTCTGGCAACTGTGCTGGTTTAATGCAAATAAACCTGCTTCATGGTTACACTTTGCACCAGACACAACTCTGAACGATCACACAAAACCTCCCTAACTTATATTTAGCTTGGAACCATTTAAGTATAAGGCTGGTGTGATTCTTCTGGGTACTTTAATGCCAACAGATGCCATGAAAAGACTTAAAATGGTTTATTCCCGCTCAAGTAGTTTTTTGATCTCATGTCTGTGGATCTCAGCCAAAGTCCATTTATTTCCTCTAAAACATAAATCCCAAATCTTAAGGCTATTTTTACCTGTGTATTAATACACATTGGTGTTGTAGTGGTGCACCAGTGAGTATTTACAGACCCTGTATGAAGGGCTCACTCAAAATGTACGGAAAAGCCCAAGTTTATTCTGATGAAGAAGCATTTCAACCAACCGAGTTCTATGGCACGAAAGAATAAGACTTACCAGCCTTTGGAGACACGCAAACACCTGTTTGTGGGATCAACTCATCACTGCGTTTGATCTTTTCCTAGAACTTATACAGACCCAAACCAACCCAAGCCAATGTTGTAAAACAATAccactatatatatatccttATATATGATAGCATTGTATCCCTCaggtataaaaaacaaaactatagATTGATTCATCAATCAAATGAGtatcaataaatacatataaaattaataaataaacctgTAAACACATACATTGTTAAATAATACTAATGGAAACCTTGCAGGCGTCTCTTGTGGGTGGACCTCATTGGATGGGGGGTTGCGTAGTCCATAAACTTATACTTCTTATGATGAGCCACTCTTTCTGACCGGCTGTCACCACAATGCGAACACACTCAATGTCAAAGGAGATTTTGTGGTCTACGTCTTGCACCTCAATGTTGCCGTTCTTAAACTCCCCCAATGTGATAAAAGAGGAACactgtttcccttttttagtGCCGACTAGTTTCTCTCCGACCTCCAGGGCGCCGTGGTGAAGAATGTCATTCTGCCTGTCGTCAGAACCAGTAGCAATCTTAATTTTACTGATTTTGGTTGACTTGTTGAAGATTATGAGGAAGAAGTCTCCCGTGGAAGGAGGCTTCCCCCAGAAGTACTCGTCCGCGGTGCTGTAGGCCTTGGTGGTGTCGTAGTTCTCAAAGACGTTGATGTTGGTGTACATGCTGGCGAGGGGGTTGTCGGGAATGTCTACGGCGTCCTCCTCAAAGTCGTCGTCCTTCAGCTTGTTCTCGGCCCCTTTGTAGGAGGAGTAGTAGCCCATGTGCTGGAACAGCGAGGGCTTGAAGCGGATCACGTCCTTCTGGGCCAGCAGGCCCCTGAAGTGGATGAGGAGCCAGTCGCAGGGCATCTCCTGGTAGAACATGAGGAGGAAGTGGGCCAGGCGGGGCAGGTCCCTGGAGTGGTACAGCTTCCCGATGTAGCCCAGCTTGGAGAACTCCAGCATCACCCAGTAGGAGCCTTCCCTGGAGGTGATCACCTTCTTCAGCGCCGTCAGGAAGTTCCTGGAGCAGCGGACGTCGTCCTCCAACATCATGTAGAAGTCGGAGAGGTTGGTGCAGAAGTTGAGCAGGAAGGCGTAGTCGGCGTTCTGCTTGGAGCGGAAACGGACGCGGTCCTCCGGGTCGTTGTAGTTCCTCTTCAGCCCGTCCAGAGACGGGTAGAACTCCTCCGGGGCCTGGATCACCAGGAGGCGTCCGGCTATGATGTGGTGAGCAAACTTCCTGCTGATTTCCTGCACCAGGTTCTCACACCAGACCAGGTCGAAGTCGGCCAGGTGGACCACGACCACGATCTCTTTGAGCTCCTCGTAGCTGGACTGATCGAAGATGGACTTGATGGTCTCCAGCAGGTAgttccctctttttcttttgactgATGACAGTCCGATGGTGAGATACTCTGGGAACAAAAATCGTCGTTTACATGGGGTTTGGATTGCGTGAGTTTTGTGTTAAAATATCTCAAACTTAATAGAGGGGGCATGAATACACAACCACCAAGTGAACAAAGTCCAACACAGCGACGCACATACTCGTAAGTCGTAACATAACAGCAAAAGCTACAGTTAAGCtagaaataaaatgctaaattcTTTACAGATTTATTTCAGTGATTCAATTATGTATAAACATAATGTAATCGCCATAGACCATAAATCTGAGCATTTTGCATTACATGTAAAACATTGTCATAGTGACTAAACCAAGGTGTTCATTCTGGGGCAGAAAGGTCTCAGTAGAGCAGTTGCATTTCATCTCGCGCTTACGTCTACTGTACGACGTAAACCAGCGGATGCAAAGTCCTGtttaaacaaacatgaaactTACTCTTGCGGTTCAGTGGGGCACCGGCGAGGTAACGATACGTGACATTAATGGCTCCGGAGGCATTGCTCAGGTCTCTGAATGTGTGAACGTATCGCGCTGCACTCGAAGGGCAGACCGACGTTTCCCTGAGCTGCCTCTTATCTCCTTCCTGGAAGACGGGATGAAAAACACATCTCGGCTTTGCATTATGAACAatggagaggggaaaaaaaaggaactaaaCATGTACAAGCTGTTCGAACGCCGGCGGAGAGGGGACAGGAAAGTCCTCGCGCAAATGTGCATTTCTAACAGTGAATAATTGAAATGAGGGGAAGACTTTCTCCAACATCCTGTAGCGACTGGAGACAATATGTGTCTCTGAGTGGGGGGGCTAACCCTCAACGCTCTGAGACAAAGGGAATATTAAAAGCCCCACAGGCAGTTTGCAGACCCAGCAAATGGATCCACCAGAGATGCAAACTATCGCTCAATAATTTAAATTACAAACACAGATAATGTACCGTGATCACCGGCTTTTGATGGCACCATGAataagaaatcaaagatgattTCAACTTGGGTCCAtgtt
The DNA window shown above is from Gasterosteus aculeatus chromosome X, fGasAcu3.hap1.1, whole genome shotgun sequence and carries:
- the mgat4c gene encoding alpha-1,3-mannosyl-glycoprotein 4-beta-N-acetylglucosaminyltransferase C; its protein translation is MRLVWKSLDKMRCLRKRSTIPFLGFLITFLLFLNLYIEDGFVLEGDKRQLRETSVCPSSAARYVHTFRDLSNASGAINVTYRYLAGAPLNRKKYLTIGLSSVKRKRGNYLLETIKSIFDQSSYEELKEIVVVVHLADFDLVWCENLVQEISRKFAHHIIAGRLLVIQAPEEFYPSLDGLKRNYNDPEDRVRFRSKQNADYAFLLNFCTNLSDFYMMLEDDVRCSRNFLTALKKVITSREGSYWVMLEFSKLGYIGKLYHSRDLPRLAHFLLMFYQEMPCDWLLIHFRGLLAQKDVIRFKPSLFQHMGYYSSYKGAENKLKDDDFEEDAVDIPDNPLASMYTNINVFENYDTTKAYSTADEYFWGKPPSTGDFFLIIFNKSTKISKIKIATGSDDRQNDILHHGALEVGEKLVGTKKGKQCSSFITLGEFKNGNIEVQDVDHKISFDIECVRIVVTAGQKEWLIIRSISLWTTQPPIQ